The DNA window ACAAGAACCCGTTTTCCATGCGCAAGGAGATGGCAAATGAGATTTGCGATCGTATGGCTTTTACCTGTTCCTGGTGGACCTTGAACAACTACACCTTCATTTAATGCAAGTTTTCTTGCAATTAATTTTTGTTCATTATTAGCGGGTAATGGAAATAACAAATCCTCCCCAACACTTTTCCATGCACTGTTATTGAAACTTTCATGTCTTTGCTCTTTTTTCTCTTCAGATGTCGAAGTAAGAGTCGTAATCGTCTCAGGAACGGGATAACCATTCTTTATTTTTTCAATTGCCGTGGATAACTCCTTCTGCCACAATCTCCCTCCAATTTTTCTTAGGAAGAAAGCCGGCATATAAAAAACAACAGGATTGTGTGGCTTTTCTTGCATTTTTTCCGGAGTTAATCCTTTTTTGTATGATCCTTTCGGACTGATTGTATGGGCAATTTCGCGGAAAACAGGCTCAATTAATTCCTCATCCCATGGCGACAAATCTAAATCACTAATTTCTGACTCCATTTCCTGCAGTCTTGAAGCATTCGGGATGTTAATATTTGTAAGCATATCCGTTTCTAATTGAGTCCCTTTACTAGTTGGAATAAGATAGAAAACGCCTTTTTTAGCATTGAATTGTAATTCCATTTTAGTGACCAATAAATGTCTATAAACCAATTCATCGTTTATTTTCCAAACAAGTAGTCCATGCCCACACCCAATTTCTAAATCATCACCTTCTCTTTGCAAACGCTGATGAAGTTCAAACAATTCCATATACAATTTTTGTATCTGAAATTTTGGCAAAGCTTCATTTGCCCAAGGTTTCCATTTGTTCTCATACCATTCGTTGTATGTATTTACTCTTTCTTCATCATCTTCAAATTTTTCAAGGACTTCTTCACTCTTCTCTTTGTCATACCCTTTTAAAATCTGTACAACTTTTTCAGGCTCTTTAGCAGGATTATCCCACTTTCTTATCCATTTGCTTAATCCTTGAGGTAAAGCAGGGGCTGATGGAATATCCTGTTTGCGAACTTCGAGCCATGCGTCAATATTTTCTCCACTTCCATTTAAATAACAACCTTCAAAATGAGGAAGTTCGTTAATCCACCAAACTCTTTCGTATTCATTAATATTCCGGATGATTTTTTCGTTTAAGTTTTTTACTGCCAATAAATACTCAAAGATTTGAATCACTTTGGATCTTTCTAAATCACTAGTCATCAAACCCCTCCTGTATTACTAAATACCTAATACCTATAATATCATATATTTCCACCCGTGGTGCTAGATAAAACTCAGACAGGCATAAAAATAGCCCTTGCTGAAGGAGAGATCCCCCATGCAAGAGCACTTTCATTTTACTACAGATGAAGCCAAACAGCAAAAACAATATGCCGCCATTTTCCGTTTTGTTTCGGTCCAACTGCCGTTGATCCACATGTATCTTCATCGCCGCAACCGTCACTTGGTCAAGCAAGAAGACGAAGTGGTCATGGCGGTTCACCTTTTGGGGAAGCTGCTGGGCTTTTCTTCCGAGTTTGTGGCAATGGCGTTTCTGTGGGCAGAGTGCTAATCATGCAATCCTTTGCCGTCAAGAATGCGCTGGATATACTTTTCAATTCTTGTTTCGCGCGTTTTCGATTGTTTCGCTCCGGAAAAATAAAGGATGTACGCTCTTTGTCGTCCCGGTGTCAGCGATTCAAACGCTGTTTTTAAGGCCGGCATTTCGGCGAATTTTTTTTGAAGCTCTTCAGGAATTGGCTCTGGACTCTTTTTGAACTCCACTTTTAAGCCCGCTTTTTCAATTTCAATGGCTTCGTTAATAGATGCTTTCAACACAGGTTCAAGCTCGATGATTTGTTGGACATTTGTAAACCGAATGCGTCGTGCAGCTTGCGTATTCTCCCCAGGCTTTTCTAGAATGTGATGGTCATCTTTTAACAAGGCGCCTTTGAAAAAACTAAGTGCACAATATTCATTGAACGCACTGATTGTTACGACATTCCTCTTTTGGAAGGTGTAACACGGAATTCCCCATTTCACTTCTTCTGTCAACCCGCATTCAAGAACGATTGTTCGTAATGCTCTTAATTCTGCCGGCCATTTGTTTACTTTACAATCGGGAGTACTCGCTAGCGGACAGCGCCCACAGCCTTCGGCTAAATATTGATCAACGTTGGGATTCATTTGACTGTTTTTCATCATCATTCTCCCTCATAAAAGTATGAAGTCAAAATAGAACGCGCTATCGATCGCCGATCTTGCAGTATAGCCGTTTCCATTGTTCCAGCTTATCCTGTTTTTGCGTGTGTTCGGGCGGGATACAACCGAAAGCGATAGGCTTTGTGCACGACCTTCTTCCCTTTACACAGAACGTTTGTTCCCTTTCCTGTTTTACACCTTCTGGCCATTGAAGGCAAGAGAGAGAGGGAGGGCAAATAACGATTCATCCCCCACTTCTACACGTAAACGTAAGTGGGGGACGATCCAACGAATTCGAGTTGATGCAACGGCAAAAGCCTTCCTTCTCCTGTTTAGGATGTCATAGGGTCATCCAGTCATCCTAGCCCAAAAAGCCCGAAAAACGGGGCAAACTAACTCTCTAATAGTTGAAAAATATTTTTTATGGTTCACCAATCCCTATTGCCAATCGCAAAAGAAAAGCAACGACCAAAACCGCCCCATTTCCGATCAAGCTGATCATGAGCAGAAAGAAGCGTTTAGTCATCAAACATGAGAACACTGCAAATAAAATACCAACCATGGATAAGCCCAAATAAATGGTGACCACGAAATCAATATCAGCATTTGGACCTCTTTCGATATAGAAAATAATGATACTTATGATTATAGGCAACAAAGACACGACACCCAATATATTTCCTGTTTTTTTCTTATCTAACACTATAATCCCCCTTTGTTGATCATAACTTTTTAATTATCACTATCCGTTCATTCAGCCAAAAATCACCTCCACTTTCCAACATTATACATCATGTAAGGACCGAAACAATCCACTTTTTTATTTTTGGTCTCTCCCTCTTCCTTTTTTCCTAGTTGTCGCTTGATTTTTTTCATCAAAGGATCGATGCTTCACCAACTGCGAATGCATCGATCATAGGCTCATTTTACACCGTTGATGGTTATGCATATGGTGCTGCTTTGTTAGTGGAAGCGGCATTTTGTTTTACTTGATCACCAAGGGGATAGAAGAGGCCGGATTGTTTTATAATATAAATACAAAACCTTACCATAACGAAGGTGATGTCAGACGGAAGATATCAAGGCTTTATTGATGCTTATTCGGTTACGTTGCCTAGTTTTTCTGAAGAAGAACCAAAACTGGAAATCCTATTGTTCGAGCCACTGCCGCTGCTCTTCCTCCGTTTGCAGGCTATGGATGTGGACCAATTCCAAAGTGATCGCTTCTTCGAATTATATGTAGTTGAATAGTTCACGCGGCGCAAAATTATCGATATTCTGCAATTCTTCCTTACTCCACCATTTTACCTGTTGCCATGCATCCTTTTCGTCCTCCGTCATATTTTCGAACGATAATCTAGTGCCCGATGGAATCACGATTTTGTAATAAATCTCACGACTAATAAAAGGACCTTGTTTCCCTTCGATCCATACATCAAGTTGAAATAGGGGTTCGCCGACAAGGTCGACAACAATGCCTAGTTCTTCGTATAACTCCCTTTTTAACGCTTCCGCCGGGGTCTCATTTTCTTCAATCCCGCCCCCTGGAGTCACCCATAACACGTTGTTTCCTACCACATCGCGAAATTCAAATCGCTGAAGAAGAATTTCATTCCGTTCATTGATGATCACGGCTCTAGAACATTTGCGTATCTTCATGAAAGGCTGCCCCCTATATCGGTGATCATTTTGATCGACTCATTGGTATCATTTTATCATATTTCACAATATTTCCCCCAGCCCTTCACCCAATCGGTTCTTACGGTAGGAATCGGCACTGCCTATCGAGCGATCTTGTATGCTACAAAAATGAGGCAGAGGGAATCTTCTCCCTCTGCCCTTGTTTTTTCCATTATCGAGCTATCGAGCGGTGACCGATTCTCTTGCTTTTTTCACTAGATCGAAGCGGTCGGCGTTCATGACTTTCACCCACGCGTTGATGAAATCGCGGACGAATTTTTCTTGGTTGTCGTCTTGGGCGTAAAATTCGGCGTAAGAGCGGAGGATGGAGTTCGATCCGAAAATGAGATCGACCCGGGTCGCTGTCCACCGCACATGGCCGGTTTTCCGATCGCGGATTTCATAAATGCCGCCGTCGGTCGGCACCCATTCATAGTCCATGTCCAACAAGTTGACAAAGAAGTCGTTGGTCAACACTCCGATGCGGTCGGTAAACACGCCGTGAGGCAGATCGCGATAGTTGGCGCCCAACACGCGCAAGCCGCCAATTAAGACCGTCATTTCTGGAGCGGTCAGCCCAAGGAGCTGCGCTTTGTCAACGAGCAATTCTTCCGGCGGGATGCTGTACTCTTTCTTTTGATAGTTGCGGAAGCCGTCCGCAAACGGTTCTAATACGGCAAAGCTTTCGACATCCGTTTGTTCTTGCGTCGCATCGCCGCGGCCAGGGAAGAATGGCACTTTGACGTCAAAGCCAGCGTCGCGAGCGGCTTTTTCGACCGCTGCGCTGCCGCCAAGGACGATCAAGTCGGCGATGCTCACTTTTTTCGGCAGTTCTCGTTGGATGTCCTCGTAGACGGACAGCACTTTGGCGAGCCGCTCCGGTTCGTTCACTTCCCAGTCTTTTTGCGGCGCGAGACGGATGCGGGCGCCGTTGGCTCCGCCGCGCTTGTCGGAATGGCGGAACGTGCTGGCTGAGGCCCAAGCCGTTTTGACCAGCTCACTGACCGTCAATCCGGAGCTTAAAATTTTCGCTTTGATTTCTTCGATTTCCGCTTCCGTCAGCTCATCATCGACTTCTGGAATCGGGTCTTGCCAAATGAAATCTTCCTCCGGAACTTCCGGACCGAGATATCTCGTTTTCGGCCCCATATCTCTATGGGTGAGCTTGAACCACGCCCGGGCGAATGCCTCGGCAAATTCTTCCGGGTTTTGGTGGAACCGGCGGGCGATTTTTTCATATTCCGGGTCAAAGCGCAGCGCCAAGTCGGTCGTCATCATCATCGTCGGCACTTTTTTCGACGGGTTCTCGGCATCCGGCGCCAAGTCTTTTTCATCCGGGTCAACCGCCATCCATTGCCATGCCCCGGCTGGGCTCTTCGTCAGCCACCAGTCATAGCCAAAGAGCATGTCGAAATACGACAGATCCCACTGGGTTGGCGTCGGCGTCCAAGCGCCTTCAATGCCGCTTGTGATCGTATCGCTCCCTTTTCCTTTTCCGTAAGAGCTCATCCATCCCAGCCCTTGCGCTTCAATCGGGGCGGCTTCCGGTTCAGGACCGACGTGCGTGGCAGGACCAGCGCCATGCGCTTTTCCGAACGTATGACCGCCGGCGATCAAGGCGACCGTTTCTTCATCGTTCATCCCCATGCGGCGGAACGTCTCGCGAATATCGCGCGCCGCTGCTTTTGGATCCGGCTTGCCGTCCGGCCCTTCTGGGTTGACGTAGATCAACCCCATTTGCACTGCGGCGAGCGGGTTTTCAAGCTCGCGATCGCCGGAATAGCGTTCAGAAGCGAGCCATTCTTTTTCCGATCCCCAATAAACGTCTTCTTCCGGGTGCCAGACGTCAACGCGGCCGCCGCCAAAGCCGATCGTTTTTCCGCCCATCGATTCAATGGCGACATTGCCTGCTAGGATGAACAAGTCAGCCCAAGAGATTTTGTTTCCGTATTTCTTTTTGATCGGCCAAAGCAACCGGCGCGCTTTATCCAAGTTGGCGTTGTCCGGCCAGCTGTTTAACGGGGCAAAGCGCTGCGTGCCTGTCGACGCGCCGCCGCGGCCGTCGCCGATGCGATACGTCCCTGCCGAATGCCAAGCCATGCGGATCAACAGCGGCCCGTAATGGCCATAGTCGGCCGGCCACCAGTCTTGGCTTTCGGTCATGAGCTTCCGCAAATCTTCTTTTAGCGCCCAGTAGTCCAGCTTTGCAAATTCTTGCGCGTAATCAAAATCTTCATCATGAGGGTTCGTCTTCCGGTCATGCTGGTGAAGAATGCTTACATTCAGCTGATTGGGCCACCAGTCTTTGTTCGTTGTCCGATTGGAAGATTGATTGGCGATGCTCCCGTGGTACGGGCATTTCGAAGCCTGTTGTGGATGTTGATGTTCCATTTTCTCTTCCCCTTCCTATTTAAATGTCATCATGATCTTCCCAGCAGTTGTCTTTGTCAAGTGAAACTGATAATTACTAGTACATTAAAATTATAATAAATTAATATTTAATAGTAAAGTATAAAAATTATTTTTTAGTATAAAATCTTTCTATCTTTGACCACACCATCCCATTCCCTTAAGGAATGAAACTATTTAAGCCGCATGTTCCAAGCGAACAAATGCAAGGGGGCATGTCGCTGTTTCAGACAATGAGGGCCATTTTCGTTGTAATCGGCCCCATTATGATGAAGCAGGGCTTTCGCTATGTATGGTCGCGCAAAATCCTCCTCACACTCGGTGGCGGTTTATGGCCGCGGGATTCGCGATGGACTTGATTCAACCATTCACCGTGTTTCTTGTCACGGAGCGGCTCGGGATGGAAGAAAGCGATTTGCAATGGCTGTTTGCCGCACACGGGGCAGCGATGATGATCGGCGGCGGCATGGCTGATGGCCCTCTCCCATCGAATCGAGCCTCACGTTTTGATGATGCTCAGGATGAGGGGCCTTGCCGTCGGTAGTTTTGTCATGGGGTGGTCAACGCTGTTTTGTCTTACCTTATTGGCGGAGTTTATCGCTGGTTTTTTCATGCCGGCGCTGCATATCGGCATTAACACGATTGTGATGAGTCATACGGAAGCAGCGTTTATTGGCCGGGTCAACGGCATTTTGCTTCCGCTGTTCATGGGAGCAATGGTCATAACGCTGAACTTGGCAGGGGTGTTAAAAGAATGGATTTTTCACGTTGTGATTTATCAAATCTCGGCTGCCTTGTTTGTGATTGGCATCGTCGTCATGCTGCCGATGCTTCGGATGCTGCAGTCAACGAAGACAAAATCATTGTGATGTAGAAACATCAGCTGCTCGGTCATTGGCATCCGGGCAACTGATGTTGTTGACACTAATGTTTGCAACCGCCATCGGTAAATGGCTTCTCTACTTTCATGACCGCTCTTTCTTCTGTTTCATATGTTCGATGGTTCGTTGAATTCCTTCTTCGTACGGGGTTCTGGGCAAGGGCCCGATTTCCCGCTCATATTTTTCCCCGCTCAGCACCACGGGTTCTTCATTTAGATACATCATCTCCACCATTTCTCTCATCCCTTTATGAAAAAGCCCTAAAAAGGCGATCATGCCTTTGCCCACTGTAGCGACTTTCTTGGAATATCCGGTGGCTCTTCTTGCGATTTCAACGATTTCGTGCCCAGAAATGACATCACAAGCGGGAATATTCCAATGACGTCCATATGCGGAATCGCGAAGAGAGAGTTCGACTGCCGCTTTGGCTCCATCCGGGGTATAGATAAATTCCCGCTTCACATCCATACGGCCCACATATTGCGCGTTTCGTCCGGAAAGCATGCCCTGCAAGGTGAAATGCATCAAGGTATTTTCGGCGTTCGGTCCATAAAAATCAGGAAAATGGCAAATCAGAGTTGGCACTCCTCTCTGATGCGCTTCCGCAAGCATCTTATTCAGTTGCAAGCGAATTTTTCCTTTCCTAGTATGGGGGTTTTTCGGGGTATCTTCTGTTACCTTCCTCCCTGGGCTGCGTCCATAAGCATAAATGTTGTCGATGAAAACAATCTTTGCCCCGCTTCCCTCGGCTGCCTTTAGCACATTTTTCATCATGACCGGATGACCTTTAGGCCATTCCGGATAGGGGATGTTAACCGCATGAAAGATCACGTCGACATCTTTGCATGCCTTGTTCAGGTCGTCCTCTCGAAACGCATCGCCTGAACAAATTTCCACGTCCTTCATTGTTCCAAACCTCTGCTGCATCCTATCATGTGAACGGGCAAAGGCCCTGACAGGGATTCCTCTTGATGCGAGCTCCTGAACAAGGGCATAGCCCATTCCGCCTGATGCGCCAAGCACGACCGCTTTTCTCACATTTTGCGCCTCCTTCACCCTAAGCCGCTGCTTCATGATCTACACACGAGACAATCAATGTTTCATTCGTTTGGCTCATGCCTCTCCCTCTCTAAGAGGCTGGTGATTTAGTACAAAACACTGCTAGTCCCAGCTGTTTCTCAATTAGAAAAAACTTGCGAAATCAACTTTCTTTTTAGCGAAATGACGCTGATTTGCTCGTGGCGCCCGTTTTTCACCGGCCTTCTAGAAAACCCTTGTGATAGCATATTCCCCCATTGATGTGTTATATTCGCTATCTTCCTTCCTTATTCCTTTCACTGCCAAATCGATATTTTTATCATGAGCACACGAAAAATGAGCGGTTCCAACTGGCATAAGCGAAAATAAAAGTTGCCCGCATCCATGAGAAAATCGCCCCTGCAAGGAATGATTACTTGCACAAAATCTCCATCGAGATGGTCAAAAACCACGACATCATCGGCATGGAAGATTTATCTGTCAGCCATATGCTGAAAAATCATCCCCTTGCAAAAGCCATGAATGAAGTGCCATGGCATCAATTGAAACCCATGGTTGGATTGCTCCCGGTCTGGATGATATTCACGATCCCTGTCACTTCACATAGAAGCTCGCTCCATCAATCAACTCAATTTCATCATAGCGCTTGAGGTCACGAACAAGCTGGAACAGCGCCTCGTCTTTTTGTTTCGCTTCGATCATGCAGTCAAGCTGCCGGACGGTGCCGTTTACTTCCCGCAAAAAGCGGATGAACATCTCAGCATCGACAAAATCGTGATGGGCGCGGAACTGTCTGTCGCTTTTTGGGCTTGAGAGGTGCATTTTCATCGGCAGCGGCGAGTGGCGCCATGTCGCCACGATCCGTTCCCAGTCTGGCCGCCAGTCTTCTTCGTCGCGATTGGCGAGATGGTGGTGCAAATCAAAAACGAGCGGCACGCCGAGTTTTTCGCATGCATAGAGAGCATCGCGCAACGTAAACACCGTGTCATCATTTTCAAACATGATCATTCGCTGCAACGGGGCGGGGATGTACGCCCAATTATGGATCAGTTGCTCCAACGCCTTTTCTTTGTCGCCATACCCGCCGCCAAGATGGAGCACGCACCGGTGTTCTAGGTCAATCCCCATCCCACGCAGCAACTCTCCATGCAGCTTTAGCGCGTTCAACGAGGCATGGAAAACATTGGAGTCAGGAGAATTGAGCACGACAAAATGCTCAGGGTGGAAATCAAGCCGCATCGGATACTCGCGCAAAAACAGCGCGATCGATCGCAACGCTTCACGGATCGGAGCGAGATAATCCCAGCTCTCTAATTCCGGATGATTGGCAAGCGGAATGAGCCGCGAGCTGAGACGGAAAAAACGGATGTCATGCGCCTTGTTATATTTGAGCAGGCGAAGGCAGTTTTCGACATTGGAGAGAGCAATTCGCTCAAGCTTGCGAATCGCCGCCTCGCGATCGCGAATGGCGCGAAATCGCGCCACGGTCATCGTTTGAGAGGGAGAGCAATGGGGGACGTGCACACTCATAGCGACATAGCCAAGCCGGACGACGGTCATATCATTCACCTCGATAGTTTGGCCAACGATCCATTTCCGCTCTTTTTGGCAGACAACGTTATTATGCGGCCGAAACCGATCCGTTATGCAGCTACACGTTCCTCTTGCTTCTAAAGCGGCCACCGTTAAGAAGGAAAACAGAGCTCCACCGCCCGATGTTGGCCATAAAACCGATAATGCCTCGGGAAATCGTGTACAGCCTCATAGCTTGGATAGTCATCCAACGGAATGGACCAGCGAATGCGCCCATCTTTGATGAAAGATAACAGACCGTCTGATCGTTCGATGCCGTCAAAGAAAAACCCGTCGCGCGCCACCAGCTCGTCTTCTTCATAGAAGTTGACGACAACTTGGCGATGGCGGTATTCCGTCAGCAAAGAAAGCAAGTCACCCACGTTTTCTCTCTCCCTTACACGTGATTAGATCGGCCAACATAGATGAAGGAGAAACAAACCGGCAAACAGCAAGGCAGAGGCGAGATGAAACGTTCTTCTCCACCTTGACGCTTTTTGTCGGCGGAGGACGCCTGCAAACAAGGTGATGGCCAACATCGCGAGGCTTGCATAACCGCTCACCAGCTTCCCATGGCCAAAACCGATCACCGCTCCGAGTTTCCATGCCATCATTGCTCCGTGAAGGACAATCAAGCTCGTTCCAGCGACCGCGAGCGGGATATGGGCTTTCATCATGCTTCTTGCTATCCGCGCTAACGTGACTTTGACCTTCCGGGTTTTTGTTTTGCGGATGACAAGGAAAATAAAATACATATTGACATTGACCAAAAACAGCAGCACCGCCACTTGCGCCAGCCATTTTCCTGCCAACACCGCAGCCGAGTCGTTCGGGCGAAACAGCCAAATATAAACCGCAGTGCCCATTACCAACAGCGCATTCATGATCATCCAAACATAATGGGCCATACATCCTCCATGATTGTTCCGTTTGCCATCCATTTTACCCCAAAAAACATCCTCTCGAAGTGAGGAGCATCACACCGCAAACG is part of the Geobacillus sp. 46C-IIa genome and encodes:
- the uvsE gene encoding UV DNA damage repair endonuclease UvsE; this translates as MTVVRLGYVAMSVHVPHCSPSQTMTVARFRAIRDREAAIRKLERIALSNVENCLRLLKYNKAHDIRFFRLSSRLIPLANHPELESWDYLAPIREALRSIALFLREYPMRLDFHPEHFVVLNSPDSNVFHASLNALKLHGELLRGMGIDLEHRCVLHLGGGYGDKEKALEQLIHNWAYIPAPLQRMIMFENDDTVFTLRDALYACEKLGVPLVFDLHHHLANRDEEDWRPDWERIVATWRHSPLPMKMHLSSPKSDRQFRAHHDFVDAEMFIRFLREVNGTVRQLDCMIEAKQKDEALFQLVRDLKRYDEIELIDGASFYVK
- a CDS encoding SDR family NAD(P)-dependent oxidoreductase; the protein is MRKAVVLGASGGMGYALVQELASRGIPVRAFARSHDRMQQRFGTMKDVEICSGDAFREDDLNKACKDVDVIFHAVNIPYPEWPKGHPVMMKNVLKAAEGSGAKIVFIDNIYAYGRSPGRKVTEDTPKNPHTRKGKIRLQLNKMLAEAHQRGVPTLICHFPDFYGPNAENTLMHFTLQGMLSGRNAQYVGRMDVKREFIYTPDGAKAAVELSLRDSAYGRHWNIPACDVISGHEIVEIARRATGYSKKVATVGKGMIAFLGLFHKGMREMVEMMYLNEEPVVLSGEKYEREIGPLPRTPYEEGIQRTIEHMKQKKERS
- a CDS encoding NUDIX hydrolase translates to MKIRKCSRAVIINERNEILLQRFEFRDVVGNNVLWVTPGGGIEENETPAEALKRELYEELGIVVDLVGEPLFQLDVWIEGKQGPFISREIYYKIVIPSGTRLSFENMTEDEKDAWQQVKWWSKEELQNIDNFAPRELFNYI
- a CDS encoding AAA domain-containing protein; its protein translation is MTSDLERSKVIQIFEYLLAVKNLNEKIIRNINEYERVWWINELPHFEGCYLNGSGENIDAWLEVRKQDIPSAPALPQGLSKWIRKWDNPAKEPEKVVQILKGYDKEKSEEVLEKFEDDEERVNTYNEWYENKWKPWANEALPKFQIQKLYMELFELHQRLQREGDDLEIGCGHGLLVWKINDELVYRHLLVTKMELQFNAKKGVFYLIPTSKGTQLETDMLTNINIPNASRLQEMESEISDLDLSPWDEELIEPVFREIAHTISPKGSYKKGLTPEKMQEKPHNPVVFYMPAFFLRKIGGRLWQKELSTAIEKIKNGYPVPETITTLTSTSEEKKEQRHESFNNSAWKSVGEDLLFPLPANNEQKLIARKLALNEGVVVQGPPGTGKSHTIANLICHLLAHGKRVLVTSEKERALQVLRDKIPEEIRSLCVSVLGGDSRSVKEIEDSIKSIAENLDTKRIEVLNKNIERLKEELHQTKRNIAKINTMINKAEEIENEKKNINGVEFTPLEAARWLKENEDYSWLPDNIDPSIPYPLTTTETMQFFQLLGEIQTEDHISLSQHRVKTEELVDPVTFEKHVQAIQSIESKMVETEKYLKGWNVTNELTFHLDDILHLTKTTLNHLEEISKEKWLEIILKRSLPNLTKSSFGKSLRANVKKE
- the katG gene encoding catalase/peroxidase HPI translates to MEHQHPQQASKCPYHGSIANQSSNRTTNKDWWPNQLNVSILHQHDRKTNPHDEDFDYAQEFAKLDYWALKEDLRKLMTESQDWWPADYGHYGPLLIRMAWHSAGTYRIGDGRGGASTGTQRFAPLNSWPDNANLDKARRLLWPIKKKYGNKISWADLFILAGNVAIESMGGKTIGFGGGRVDVWHPEEDVYWGSEKEWLASERYSGDRELENPLAAVQMGLIYVNPEGPDGKPDPKAAARDIRETFRRMGMNDEETVALIAGGHTFGKAHGAGPATHVGPEPEAAPIEAQGLGWMSSYGKGKGSDTITSGIEGAWTPTPTQWDLSYFDMLFGYDWWLTKSPAGAWQWMAVDPDEKDLAPDAENPSKKVPTMMMTTDLALRFDPEYEKIARRFHQNPEEFAEAFARAWFKLTHRDMGPKTRYLGPEVPEEDFIWQDPIPEVDDELTEAEIEEIKAKILSSGLTVSELVKTAWASASTFRHSDKRGGANGARIRLAPQKDWEVNEPERLAKVLSVYEDIQRELPKKVSIADLIVLGGSAAVEKAARDAGFDVKVPFFPGRGDATQEQTDVESFAVLEPFADGFRNYQKKEYSIPPEELLVDKAQLLGLTAPEMTVLIGGLRVLGANYRDLPHGVFTDRIGVLTNDFFVNLLDMDYEWVPTDGGIYEIRDRKTGHVRWTATRVDLIFGSNSILRSYAEFYAQDDNQEKFVRDFINAWVKVMNADRFDLVKKARESVTAR
- a CDS encoding YdeI family protein is translated as MKNSQMNPNVDQYLAEGCGRCPLASTPDCKVNKWPAELRALRTIVLECGLTEEVKWGIPCYTFQKRNVVTISAFNEYCALSFFKGALLKDDHHILEKPGENTQAARRIRFTNVQQIIELEPVLKASINEAIEIEKAGLKVEFKKSPEPIPEELQKKFAEMPALKTAFESLTPGRQRAYILYFSGAKQSKTRETRIEKYIQRILDGKGLHD